The following are encoded together in the Robertmurraya sp. FSL R5-0851 genome:
- a CDS encoding sucrose-specific PTS transporter subunit IIBC: MNYSLIAEEILKAIGGKENVSAAAHCATRLRLVLEDESLVNTNVLEEMDVVKGTFSTGGQYQIILGSGTVNEVYKEFTRLTNIEEMSTSDVKDAGSKKMNPLQRFVKMLSDIFVPIIPAIVAGGLLMGINNLLTAQDLFIAGKSLVEAKPELADLAALINTFANAAFVFLPILIGFSATKRFGGNQYLGAALGMLMVHPDLLNGYGYGDALLNGTIPVWNIFGLEIEKVGYQGSVLPVLAASFILAKIENGLRKVIPSALDNLLTPLLTIFVTGLLTFTAVGPITRSAGNLLTDGLIWLYDTTGFIGGAIFGLLYAPIVITGMHHSFIAVETQLLADMAKTGGSFIFVIAAMSNIAQGASTLAVLLITKNAKTKGVASAAGISALLGITEPAMFGVNLKLRFPFIGAIIGSAVGAAFVTLFKVKAVALGAAGLPGIISIKPGSIISYIIGMAIAFAVAFAMTFVLGKREEMKEKEKNGRKAA, from the coding sequence ATGAATTATTCATTAATTGCTGAAGAAATCCTTAAAGCTATTGGTGGCAAGGAAAATGTGTCAGCTGCTGCACATTGTGCGACAAGACTTCGACTAGTTTTAGAGGATGAAAGCTTAGTAAATACAAATGTTCTTGAAGAAATGGATGTAGTAAAGGGAACGTTCTCAACGGGAGGTCAGTATCAGATTATCCTTGGATCCGGAACGGTAAATGAAGTATATAAAGAGTTTACTAGGTTAACAAATATAGAAGAAATGTCTACGAGCGACGTAAAGGATGCTGGATCAAAGAAAATGAATCCGCTTCAACGTTTTGTAAAGATGCTTTCTGATATATTCGTACCTATTATTCCAGCGATTGTAGCCGGTGGTTTATTAATGGGGATTAACAATCTATTAACGGCTCAAGACTTATTTATTGCGGGAAAGTCGCTTGTGGAAGCAAAGCCTGAACTCGCTGATTTAGCCGCACTAATAAACACTTTTGCAAATGCTGCTTTTGTTTTCTTACCGATTTTAATTGGATTTTCAGCCACCAAACGTTTTGGTGGGAATCAGTATTTAGGAGCAGCTCTTGGAATGCTGATGGTGCACCCAGACTTATTGAATGGGTATGGTTACGGAGATGCTTTGTTAAATGGGACGATTCCGGTTTGGAATATTTTTGGATTAGAAATCGAAAAGGTCGGTTATCAAGGAAGTGTTTTACCAGTTCTTGCAGCATCGTTTATTTTAGCAAAGATTGAAAACGGTTTACGAAAAGTCATTCCATCTGCATTAGATAACTTATTAACACCATTATTAACTATATTTGTTACAGGACTTTTAACTTTCACAGCAGTTGGACCGATTACACGTTCGGCAGGGAACTTACTAACAGACGGCTTAATTTGGTTGTATGACACGACTGGTTTTATCGGGGGAGCAATCTTTGGACTACTTTATGCGCCAATTGTAATCACAGGTATGCACCACAGTTTTATTGCAGTAGAAACGCAATTGCTAGCAGATATGGCTAAAACAGGCGGTTCTTTTATCTTCGTTATTGCTGCCATGTCAAATATTGCTCAAGGTGCGTCAACACTAGCAGTCCTATTAATTACGAAAAATGCCAAAACAAAGGGTGTGGCTTCAGCAGCAGGTATCTCAGCATTACTGGGTATTACGGAGCCAGCTATGTTTGGAGTGAATTTAAAACTGCGTTTTCCATTTATCGGTGCCATTATCGGGTCAGCAGTTGGAGCAGCGTTTGTGACGCTATTTAAAGTAAAAGCTGTTGCTCTTGGTGCGGCGGGTCTTCCAGGTATTATCTCTATTAAGCCTGGATCCATTATCTCTTATATTATCGGAATGGCAATTGCCTTTGCAGTAGCCTTTGCTATGACATTTGTATTAGGAAAGCGTGAGGAAATGAAAGAAAAAGAAAAAAACGGTCGTAAAGCAGCTTAA
- a CDS encoding substrate-binding domain-containing protein, whose amino-acid sequence MTTIADIARIAGVAKSTVSRYLNGGSIGDATKLKIERVINETGYVPNTFAQSLKAKRTSIIGTVVPRLDSFASARTLIGIDEQLREAGCQMVISNTSQDEEREIESLYSFARQKVAGIILLATKITDQHLEAFEKIDIPILLVGQQHDEVYSIIHQDYEAAKIMGKHVLEKGHRKIAYLGVTPKDISVGVQRRDGFKDAVSGIDECEVKYYETGFGMGEALDQATRIIEDFQPSIIVCATDNIALGACKAAFIKGLNIPKDLSVTGFGGYEVTEYIHPSLTTVKYEFKHAGKIAAKKMLKLIEGEQIEKITYTNFELISRGSVDSFIKYEL is encoded by the coding sequence ATGACAACAATTGCAGATATTGCTCGTATCGCTGGTGTGGCGAAAAGTACCGTTTCACGTTACTTGAACGGTGGGTCGATTGGAGATGCGACAAAACTGAAAATAGAGAGAGTGATAAACGAGACGGGGTATGTTCCGAATACGTTTGCTCAAAGCTTAAAAGCAAAGAGAACGAGTATTATTGGAACGGTTGTTCCGCGATTAGATTCTTTTGCTTCTGCAAGAACGCTCATTGGGATTGACGAACAACTCAGAGAAGCTGGATGCCAAATGGTCATTTCCAATACAAGTCAAGATGAAGAAAGAGAAATTGAGAGTCTTTATAGCTTTGCAAGACAAAAGGTAGCAGGCATTATTTTGTTAGCTACTAAAATAACTGATCAGCATCTAGAAGCTTTTGAAAAAATTGATATTCCGATTCTTCTAGTAGGTCAACAGCATGATGAAGTATATAGTATTATTCATCAAGATTACGAAGCAGCAAAAATAATGGGAAAACATGTTTTGGAGAAAGGTCATAGAAAAATAGCATATTTAGGTGTAACTCCGAAGGATATTTCTGTTGGTGTGCAACGGAGAGATGGCTTTAAAGATGCAGTATCAGGTATTGATGAGTGTGAAGTCAAATATTATGAAACAGGGTTTGGTATGGGTGAGGCTCTTGATCAAGCCACACGAATTATTGAAGATTTTCAGCCATCGATTATCGTTTGTGCGACAGATAATATTGCTCTTGGTGCCTGTAAAGCAGCCTTTATAAAGGGGTTAAATATACCAAAGGATTTATCTGTTACTGGGTTTGGGGGATATGAGGTTACAGAGTACATTCATCCAAGCCTTACGACTGTTAAATATGAATTTAAACATGCGGGGAAAATAGCAGCGAAAAAAATGCTTAAATTAATTGAAGGGGAACAAATAGAAAAAATTACCTACACAAATTTTGAATTAATTTCTCGTGGAAGCGTTGACAGTTTCATAAAGTATGAATTATAA
- a CDS encoding carbohydrate kinase family protein, which produces MGKLFSIGEVLIDFIPLEKGKALKDVVSFERAPGGAPANVAAAVAKYGGSSSMITKLGVDAFGDFLVEKLEEAGVETDKVSRTTEANTGLAFVSLRLDGERDFSFYRNPSADLLLDESEIDEEWFNKGDILHFCSVDLVESPMKQAHTKAIRAMKAKGGLVSFDPNVRLPLWKDAEDCKHTILAFIPEAHIVKISDEELEFITGIADEQKALTSLFQGEVKAIIYTKGASGAELYVNGKKYESHGFKADVQDTTGAGDAFIGGFLYKLLENNASMEELEQLLETKAEEFLTFANASGALTTEGKGAISALPTKEDINKLINK; this is translated from the coding sequence ATGGGGAAGTTATTTTCTATCGGAGAAGTATTAATTGATTTTATCCCTTTGGAAAAAGGAAAAGCATTAAAAGATGTAGTCTCTTTTGAACGTGCACCAGGTGGGGCTCCGGCAAACGTAGCGGCAGCTGTAGCCAAATATGGTGGATCCTCTTCAATGATCACTAAGCTTGGAGTAGATGCGTTTGGTGATTTTTTAGTAGAGAAGTTGGAAGAAGCCGGTGTAGAGACAGATAAAGTTAGCCGGACGACAGAGGCCAATACAGGTCTTGCCTTTGTTTCTCTTCGGCTAGATGGAGAGAGAGATTTTTCTTTTTACCGTAATCCATCAGCTGATTTACTTTTAGATGAATCAGAAATTGATGAAGAGTGGTTTAATAAGGGAGATATTCTCCACTTTTGTTCGGTTGACTTAGTTGAAAGCCCAATGAAGCAGGCGCATACGAAAGCGATTCGAGCGATGAAAGCAAAAGGCGGCCTTGTTAGCTTTGATCCGAATGTTAGACTTCCTCTATGGAAGGATGCAGAAGATTGTAAACATACTATTCTGGCATTTATTCCAGAGGCACATATCGTCAAAATTTCGGATGAAGAGCTCGAATTCATAACAGGAATAGCTGACGAACAAAAAGCCCTTACTTCTCTATTTCAAGGAGAGGTAAAAGCAATCATTTATACAAAAGGAGCCAGCGGTGCAGAACTTTATGTAAATGGTAAAAAGTATGAATCTCATGGGTTTAAGGCAGATGTTCAGGATACAACAGGTGCTGGAGATGCTTTTATTGGAGGCTTTTTATACAAGCTTTTAGAAAATAACGCCAGTATGGAAGAATTGGAACAACTGCTAGAGACAAAAGCAGAGGAGTTTCTTACATTTGCGAATGCAAGTGGAGCATTAACGACAGAAGGCAAGGGAGCGATTTCTGCCCTTCCTACAAAAGAGGATATTAATAAATTGATCAATAAATAG
- a CDS encoding MurR/RpiR family transcriptional regulator, with product MFTNEVIKSFNELETSIYNYVCQNGEKVAYMRIRELADETHVSTATILRFCRKLNCEGFSEFKVKLKMHLGEEKKTTLKYSDHSVVEFFERTLNGDLEEKIIEAAKLIAEADHVLFIGSGSSGIVAEYGARYFSSLGKFSLYIKDPFLQLHSKHHDKSVTIALSVSGENYFTIEHLNQLKQEGSTIISITNNTRSTIAKISDVNIAYYVTEEIYEKANITTQVPVVYILESLAREVHRQS from the coding sequence ATGTTTACAAATGAGGTCATTAAATCATTCAATGAATTAGAAACATCTATATATAATTATGTTTGCCAAAATGGTGAGAAAGTTGCCTATATGAGAATACGTGAATTAGCCGATGAAACACATGTATCCACAGCTACCATATTACGTTTTTGCCGTAAACTTAATTGCGAAGGTTTTTCAGAATTTAAAGTTAAGCTTAAAATGCATCTGGGTGAAGAGAAAAAAACAACACTAAAGTATTCAGACCATTCAGTAGTTGAGTTTTTCGAGCGGACATTAAATGGAGATTTAGAAGAAAAAATTATAGAGGCAGCAAAACTAATTGCAGAAGCCGATCATGTTCTTTTTATCGGGAGTGGAAGCTCAGGTATTGTTGCTGAATATGGAGCCAGATACTTCTCTAGTTTGGGTAAATTTTCCCTTTATATAAAGGACCCTTTCTTACAGCTTCATTCCAAACACCATGATAAAAGCGTGACGATCGCGTTATCCGTGTCAGGTGAAAACTATTTTACAATTGAACACTTGAACCAATTAAAACAAGAAGGAAGTACAATTATTAGCATCACTAATAACACACGTTCAACAATTGCCAAAATATCTGATGTAAACATTGCCTATTACGTGACGGAAGAGATTTATGAAAAAGCCAATATTACCACTCAAGTGCCCGTCGTTTATATTCTAGAATCTCTTGCACGTGAGGTACATAGACAAAGCTAG
- a CDS encoding glycoside hydrolase family 32 protein, producing the protein MEWTRERRYRRLEEVSQEELFELERRVNHSLWRQTFHIQPKTGLLNDPNGFSYFNGEYHLFYQWFPLGPVHGLKYWYHVKSKDLVNWEDAGIGIKPGDYFDSHGAYSGSAIEHEGKLYLLYTGNTRDNDWGRNPYQCLAVMNREGEISKLPPVISEVPEGYTDHFRDPKIWKKDDQFFMVIGAQRSNETGCIVLYQSNDLLSWSFKGEMKTELPPFGYMWECPDYFELGDRGILVFSPQGIAPDGDLYQNIYQSGYLIGNPLDVENGLFSHGKFQELDRGFDFYAPQTMEDHKGRRILVGWVGLPEIDYPTDADGWAHCLSLPRELTEKNGKLLQNPVKELQELRKNEKGIEDTLEDEGKSYVGFTGTTYELTTEFQNHDAKTFGIEFRTGKNEKTIITYDTIEKKLVLDRTHSGISFATSYGTVRKCALDSKKIKLQMFVDVSSVEIFVNDGEEVFTSRIFPSQESQGIRFFATGGKVSFQAKKWELQTNQ; encoded by the coding sequence ATGGAATGGACAAGAGAACGAAGATATCGAAGGTTGGAAGAAGTAAGTCAGGAAGAATTATTTGAGTTGGAACGAAGAGTGAATCATTCTTTATGGAGACAAACTTTCCATATACAACCGAAAACAGGATTGTTAAACGATCCAAACGGTTTTTCCTACTTTAACGGAGAATACCATTTATTTTATCAGTGGTTCCCTCTAGGACCGGTTCACGGGTTGAAATATTGGTATCATGTGAAATCAAAGGATTTGGTGAACTGGGAAGATGCTGGAATTGGGATCAAGCCAGGTGACTATTTTGATAGTCATGGAGCATACTCAGGGAGTGCCATCGAACATGAGGGGAAGCTGTATTTACTTTATACGGGAAACACGCGTGATAATGATTGGGGAAGGAATCCCTATCAATGTTTAGCCGTGATGAATCGAGAGGGGGAAATATCAAAGCTTCCTCCGGTTATATCTGAGGTGCCAGAAGGATATACCGATCATTTTCGTGATCCGAAAATATGGAAAAAAGACGATCAGTTTTTTATGGTGATCGGGGCTCAAAGATCAAATGAAACAGGGTGTATAGTCCTTTATCAATCAAATGATTTATTGAGTTGGTCTTTTAAAGGTGAAATGAAAACAGAGCTTCCCCCCTTCGGTTATATGTGGGAATGCCCTGATTATTTTGAATTGGGAGATCGAGGCATTCTAGTTTTTTCACCACAAGGAATTGCTCCAGACGGTGATTTGTATCAAAATATCTATCAATCTGGATACTTGATAGGGAATCCGCTTGATGTGGAGAATGGTTTATTTTCCCACGGGAAGTTTCAAGAACTGGATCGTGGCTTTGATTTCTACGCACCACAAACGATGGAGGATCATAAAGGGAGACGGATCTTAGTTGGATGGGTGGGTCTTCCAGAAATCGACTATCCAACGGATGCGGATGGTTGGGCTCATTGTCTATCCTTACCAAGAGAGTTAACCGAAAAAAACGGGAAACTACTTCAAAATCCAGTAAAAGAACTACAAGAGTTAAGAAAAAATGAAAAAGGTATAGAAGATACCCTAGAGGATGAAGGTAAATCTTACGTTGGGTTCACCGGCACTACTTACGAGCTAACCACTGAATTTCAAAACCATGATGCTAAGACCTTTGGGATTGAATTTCGAACAGGAAAAAATGAAAAAACGATCATTACTTATGATACGATAGAAAAGAAGCTAGTCCTCGACCGGACACATTCTGGTATATCTTTTGCTACGTCTTATGGGACAGTGAGAAAATGTGCGCTGGACAGCAAGAAAATTAAGCTTCAGATGTTTGTTGATGTGTCTTCAGTTGAGATTTTTGTAAATGATGGAGAAGAAGTTTTTACAAGTAGAATCTTTCCTAGTCAAGAGAGTCAGGGAATTCGCTTTTTTGCTACAGGAGGGAAGGTTTCTTTTCAGGCGAAAAAATGGGAATTACAAACAAATCAGTAG
- the map gene encoding type I methionyl aminopeptidase — protein sequence MIAKTEEDFNGLKEIGRIVSLIREELVKKTVSGITTQELDDMAGILFEEHGAISAPKGEYNFPGYTCISVNEEVAHGIPGKRVIQEGDIVNIDVSGSKNGYFADTGISFVVGEGDPILTKICETAKEAFEMGLKKAKPGSKKSGLGKAVMSVARKNGLTVIKNLTGHGIGRRIHEAPDHIYNYNETWDDELLKDGMVIAFEPFISTQEEEVFQNEGDDWTYVTEKSFVAQCEHTIILTKNGPIVITR from the coding sequence ATGATTGCAAAAACAGAAGAAGATTTTAATGGATTGAAGGAAATCGGGAGAATCGTTTCCTTGATTCGTGAGGAATTGGTAAAAAAGACGGTTTCAGGGATTACTACACAAGAACTTGATGATATGGCTGGTATTCTTTTTGAAGAGCACGGAGCTATTTCTGCACCTAAGGGTGAATATAACTTTCCTGGTTATACTTGCATAAGTGTGAATGAAGAAGTGGCACATGGTATTCCCGGAAAACGTGTGATACAAGAAGGAGATATTGTTAACATTGATGTGTCCGGCTCTAAAAATGGCTATTTCGCCGATACGGGTATTTCCTTTGTTGTTGGTGAGGGAGACCCTATTCTTACGAAGATTTGTGAAACAGCAAAAGAAGCATTCGAAATGGGCTTGAAGAAAGCAAAACCTGGCTCAAAGAAAAGTGGACTCGGAAAAGCAGTAATGTCTGTAGCCAGAAAGAATGGATTAACAGTTATTAAAAATCTAACTGGTCATGGTATCGGACGGAGAATTCATGAAGCCCCAGATCATATTTATAATTACAATGAGACCTGGGATGATGAACTATTAAAAGATGGTATGGTTATCGCTTTTGAACCATTCATCTCCACCCAAGAAGAGGAAGTGTTCCAAAACGAAGGAGATGACTGGACATACGTCACAGAAAAAAGTTTTGTTGCTCAATGTGAGCATACCATCATTCTTACTAAGAATGGACCGATCGTCATTACTCGATAA
- a CDS encoding LysE family translocator, with amino-acid sequence MFFYICMSLSIILIPGPDMIFVLTQSISSGIKAGVRTILGSLTGTFIHTLLAAFGLSIIVQKSPFIFEVIKYVGAVYLLFLAIQSFREKSQPTQLEPEGAQLKGFFRKGFITNIANPKMPIFFLTFLPQFVHIGTGDESFQIFFLGMIFIIETFIVFFVVSLFSSRLRDKLSGNPLVSNIINYFKGTIFAGLGIKLLLLSR; translated from the coding sequence ATGTTTTTCTACATTTGCATGTCTCTATCTATCATTCTTATACCTGGTCCCGATATGATATTTGTCCTTACACAAAGTATTTCATCAGGTATAAAAGCAGGAGTCCGTACGATTTTAGGTTCCTTAACTGGAACCTTTATTCATACCTTGCTTGCTGCGTTTGGCTTGTCCATCATCGTTCAAAAATCACCATTTATCTTTGAAGTAATTAAGTATGTAGGAGCTGTTTATTTACTATTCTTAGCCATTCAATCTTTTCGTGAAAAAAGTCAACCAACTCAATTAGAACCAGAAGGTGCACAACTAAAAGGCTTCTTTAGAAAAGGTTTTATCACCAATATCGCTAACCCCAAAATGCCCATTTTCTTTTTGACCTTTTTACCACAATTTGTGCATATAGGTACAGGTGATGAATCATTTCAAATCTTTTTCTTAGGGATGATCTTCATTATTGAAACCTTTATTGTCTTTTTTGTTGTGTCATTATTCTCTTCCCGATTAAGGGACAAGTTGAGTGGAAACCCTTTGGTATCTAACATTATAAATTACTTTAAGGGAACGATTTTTGCTGGGTTGGGGATAAAATTACTTCTTTTAAGTAGGTAG
- a CDS encoding 6-phospho-beta-glucosidase: protein MKNNQFPDGFLWGGATAANQLEGAYNEGGKGLSIFDMVQFVPKEERGNEIEMDVKSKKELEDLLAGKGGDNFPKRRGIDFYHRYKEDIALFAEMGFKTFRMSISWPRIFPNGDDREPNEEGLAFYDKVFDELLKYGIEPLVTLSHYEIPLSLVQNYNGWADRRVVDLFVNYAETVFNRYKGKVKYWLTFNEINISTLSPYIGSGILIDEVEHKEQTVYQALHHQFVASARAVKACHEIIPEAMIGCMLARMEVYPETCSPDDVLEAQKEDQMNLFFTDVQVRGYYPSYMLSYFEENDIKINMLPGDEEILLQHTVDFLSFSYYMSMVASGAPGKKKEKGNFFSGVKNPYLESSDWGWQIDPKGLRITLKKMYDRYQVPLFIVENGLGAYDKVEEDGSINDDYRIDYMRAHIEQMKEAIKEGVDLIGYTSWGCIDLISAGTSEMSKRYGFIYVDQDDYGNGTLARSKKKSFDWYKNVIASNGEEL from the coding sequence ATGAAAAACAATCAATTCCCAGATGGGTTTTTATGGGGTGGAGCTACGGCTGCAAACCAATTAGAAGGAGCATATAACGAAGGTGGTAAAGGATTATCCATCTTTGACATGGTTCAATTTGTTCCAAAAGAAGAACGTGGTAATGAGATCGAAATGGACGTGAAAAGCAAAAAAGAACTAGAAGATCTTTTAGCAGGTAAAGGCGGAGATAACTTCCCTAAGCGTCGTGGAATCGACTTTTACCATCGTTATAAAGAAGATATTGCTTTGTTTGCAGAAATGGGCTTTAAAACATTCCGTATGTCTATCTCTTGGCCTCGTATATTTCCAAACGGTGATGATAGAGAGCCAAATGAAGAAGGACTAGCTTTCTATGACAAGGTATTTGATGAGTTATTAAAGTATGGAATTGAGCCACTTGTCACTTTATCACATTACGAAATTCCACTTAGCTTAGTACAAAATTACAATGGTTGGGCAGATCGTCGTGTAGTTGATTTATTTGTAAATTATGCTGAAACGGTATTCAACCGTTATAAAGGAAAAGTAAAATACTGGTTAACTTTTAATGAGATCAATATCTCTACACTTTCTCCGTATATCGGAAGCGGAATCTTAATTGACGAAGTGGAGCATAAAGAACAAACGGTATATCAAGCTCTACATCATCAATTTGTTGCTAGTGCAAGAGCGGTTAAAGCATGTCATGAAATTATTCCTGAAGCTATGATTGGATGTATGTTAGCTCGTATGGAAGTATATCCTGAAACATGTAGTCCAGATGATGTGTTAGAAGCACAAAAAGAAGATCAAATGAACTTATTCTTCACTGATGTTCAAGTTCGTGGATATTATCCAAGCTATATGTTGAGCTATTTTGAAGAAAATGATATTAAAATTAACATGCTTCCTGGAGACGAAGAAATTTTATTACAACATACTGTAGACTTCCTATCATTCAGCTACTACATGTCTATGGTTGCTAGTGGGGCACCAGGTAAGAAAAAGGAAAAAGGAAACTTCTTTAGCGGAGTGAAAAATCCTTACTTAGAGTCTTCGGATTGGGGATGGCAAATCGATCCTAAAGGCTTACGTATCACATTAAAGAAAATGTACGATCGCTACCAAGTACCTTTATTTATTGTTGAGAATGGTCTAGGCGCTTACGATAAAGTAGAAGAAGATGGTTCTATCAACGATGATTACCGTATTGATTATATGCGTGCACATATTGAACAAATGAAAGAAGCTATTAAAGAGGGCGTAGATCTTATTGGTTACACAAGCTGGGGCTGTATTGATTTAATTAGTGCAGGTACATCAGAAATGTCTAAACGCTATGGTTTCATCTACGTAGACCAAGACGATTATGGCAATGGTACATTAGCAAGAAGCAAGAAGAAATCGTTTGATTGGTATAAAAATGTGATTGCTTCCAATGGGGAAGAACTATAA
- a CDS encoding CPBP family intramembrane glutamic endopeptidase, with protein MTFLLNQKTNVMAVLFLIGIIVISYGMWLWAGTVLLLLLIVMKNTNFRFLASIFICFLVSLMIYQLINNEIGQYDFQKETRIILNRSLLLIIVTGLYIFHRLSKKEFFFYHHHPRWSQVIKLPFHTIKLSNLLVVVVVSSGAAFLPFVLQKDLLISNSFIVFCILFSLINATLEEWIWRGILLSSLVKYVSASYALIVTSIGFGLMHLIIGIPFILCLFFSLGGFFYGVIVLKTNSLYPSIIFHIVFNIGMVSSGFIL; from the coding sequence ATGACATTTCTATTAAATCAAAAAACCAATGTAATGGCAGTTTTATTTCTAATAGGAATTATTGTTATCTCGTATGGAATGTGGCTTTGGGCTGGAACAGTATTATTGCTGTTATTGATAGTTATGAAGAATACTAATTTCCGGTTTTTAGCTTCCATTTTTATATGTTTTCTTGTTAGTTTAATGATTTACCAGTTAATCAATAATGAGATTGGCCAATATGATTTTCAGAAAGAGACAAGAATTATATTAAACCGTAGTCTACTTTTGATAATTGTAACGGGCTTATACATTTTTCATCGATTAAGTAAAAAGGAGTTCTTTTTTTACCATCACCATCCTCGGTGGAGTCAAGTGATTAAATTACCCTTTCACACGATAAAGCTCTCCAATTTATTGGTTGTCGTGGTTGTATCTTCTGGAGCAGCGTTTCTCCCATTTGTTTTACAAAAAGATCTGCTTATAAGTAATTCATTCATTGTTTTTTGTATTTTATTTTCTCTTATTAACGCTACACTAGAAGAATGGATATGGAGGGGGATTTTATTATCATCCTTAGTTAAATATGTTTCGGCTTCTTATGCACTGATTGTTACAAGTATTGGATTTGGACTAATGCATCTGATTATTGGCATTCCATTTATTCTTTGTCTCTTCTTTTCATTAGGAGGATTTTTCTATGGAGTGATAGTTTTAAAAACAAATAGCCTTTACCCATCTATTATTTTTCATATCGTGTTCAATATAGGCATGGTGTCTAGTGGTTTTATTCTTTAA
- a CDS encoding ketoacyl-ACP synthase III, with product MNNSRAQITAVGSYVPEKILTNEDLERMVDTNDEWIIKRTGIKERRMASEQEFTSDICVKAVENLIEKNNKSVHDVDMIIVCTMTPDFKTPSVAALVQAQLGIPHTGAIDLNAACAGFTYGLHVANGLVTAGLNKKVLVIGAETMSKITDFTDRTTCVLFGDGGGAVLVEYNEQYPSFLSSHLGSQGELGKNLYCTDLSESINGESLTTTGNITQNGREVYKWAVNTVPKGMLSVLEKTQISLQEVDWFVPHSANLRIIESICERSQFPIEKTLKSLVEYGNTSAATIPLALDKGVTEGKIKRGDKILLYGFGGGLTHAGVLLEWTV from the coding sequence ATGAACAATTCGAGAGCACAAATCACTGCCGTAGGTTCATATGTACCAGAGAAAATACTAACGAATGAAGATCTAGAACGGATGGTTGACACTAACGATGAATGGATCATCAAACGAACGGGTATAAAGGAAAGAAGAATGGCAAGCGAACAAGAGTTTACAAGTGATATTTGTGTAAAAGCGGTAGAAAATTTAATCGAAAAAAATAACAAGTCTGTACATGATGTAGATATGATCATTGTATGTACCATGACTCCAGATTTCAAAACTCCAAGTGTCGCTGCATTAGTCCAAGCTCAGCTAGGAATTCCTCATACCGGAGCAATTGATCTGAATGCAGCATGCGCAGGGTTTACCTATGGTTTACACGTTGCCAATGGTTTAGTTACTGCTGGTTTGAATAAAAAGGTGTTGGTTATTGGTGCAGAAACGATGTCAAAGATAACTGATTTTACTGATAGAACCACTTGCGTTTTATTTGGTGATGGTGGGGGAGCGGTTCTTGTGGAATATAATGAACAGTACCCTAGTTTCCTCTCCTCTCATTTAGGTTCACAAGGGGAATTAGGGAAGAACTTATACTGTACAGATTTATCTGAGAGTATAAACGGAGAAAGCCTAACGACAACAGGAAACATTACACAAAATGGGCGAGAAGTATATAAATGGGCTGTTAATACGGTTCCAAAAGGGATGTTGTCGGTATTAGAAAAGACACAAATAAGCTTACAAGAAGTTGATTGGTTTGTACCACACAGTGCGAATCTTAGAATCATTGAGTCCATTTGTGAAAGAAGCCAATTTCCGATAGAAAAAACACTAAAAAGCTTAGTGGAATACGGGAATACCTCTGCAGCAACGATTCCACTTGCATTGGATAAAGGGGTAACGGAGGGGAAAATAAAACGTGGGGATAAAATTTTGTTGTACGGATTCGGTGGAGGATTAACTCACGCCGGGGTGTTATTGGAATGGACAGTTTAG